A genomic region of Trifolium pratense cultivar HEN17-A07 linkage group LG3, ARS_RC_1.1, whole genome shotgun sequence contains the following coding sequences:
- the LOC123913383 gene encoding putative F-box/LRR-repeat protein At5g54820 — MSQNFDMINLLPISLLIIIISLLPFKEAARTSILAKNWMHLWKSTTNVEFNEHHFSRSNEFQRNDFLKFITLWIENHHQNCDEEYDEPEALFELPTKVYEHKALESIKLFSCGFVATKLIKLHSLKEVSFGWMELKNEAIKILLCNCKKIESLSIKNCWMSTNFECGGSDLSLKTLIIDSCKFYYPRLTINAPNLSYFKYYGNVAYFKIQNSLHMNEVDINFGLEYQYPKVDEFIHKVITDFKHVKVLTVCSFILQVLSNALGPLLVEDKLNTRHLKLMTSLHNNEYLGVLFLLNGCPMLELLTFDLGFGRFLDAPNEYYSSESKVEVEDEYSSDDDDDDDDDDDDEYSSYVGDENQIGFIDYKNICQCLKSSLKVVEINNFTGAKNQILMLKFLIYNGSLIQRITINVSKEEVVNVENYHKIKECVMTIRPRASTDLEIFF, encoded by the exons ATGTCTCAAAACTTTGATATGATCAATTTGTTACCAATCTCTTTGCTTATCATTATCATTTCACTACTTCCATTCAAGGAAGCTGCAAGGACATCCATCCTTGCCAAAAATTGGATGCACTTGTGGAAAAGCACAACCAATGTAGAGTTCAATGAACACCATTTCTCTAGATCTAACGAATTTCAAAGAAATGATTTTCTAAAATTCATTACATTATGGATCGAAAATCACCACCAAAATT GTGATGAGGAATATGACGAACCTGAAGCCTTATTTGAATTGCCAACAAAGGTATATGAGCATAAAGCCCTAGAAtctattaaattattttcttgtgGTTTTGTAGCAACTAAGTTGATCAAGTTGCATAGTCTAAAAGAAGTTTCTTTTGGATGGATGGAATTGAAAAATGAAGCTATCAAAATTTTGTTATGTAATTGTAAGAAGATAGAGAGTTTGAGCATAAAAAATTGTTGGATGAGTACTAACTTTGAATGTGGTGGAAGTGACTTGAGTTTGAAAACCCTAATAATTGATAGTTGCAAGTTTTATTATCCTCGACTTACAATCAATGCTCCAAATCTTAGTTACTTCAAATATTATGGGAATGTGGcctattttaaaatacaaaattccTTACACATGAATGAGGTTGATATCAATTTTGGCCTTGAATACCAATATCCTAAAGTAGATGAGTTTATTCACAAAGTCATTACAGATTTCAAGCACGTTAAGGTTCTTACTGTGTGCAGTTTCATACTTCAG GTTTTATCTAATGCACTGGGACCTCTACTTGTAGAAGACAAATTGAATACCAGACATTTGAAATTAATGACAAGCTTGCATAACAATGAATATCTTGGAGTCTTGTTCTTGCTCAATGGTTGCCCCATGTTGGAGCTCCTAACCTTTGACTTAGGATTTGGAAGATTCTTGGAT GCTCCAAATGAATATTACTCGTCAGAATCTAAAGTAGAAGTAGAAGATGAATATTCatcagatgatgatgatgatgatgatgatgatgatgatgatgaatattCATCATATGTTGGTGATGAAAATCAGATAGGCTTCATAGATTATAAAAACATTTGTCAATGCTTGAAGTCATCTTTGAAGGTGGTGGAGATCAATAACTTTACTGGGGCTAAGAATCAGATTTTAATGCTCAAATTTCTCATCTACAATGGGAGTCTCATACAAAGGATTACTATCAATGTGTCAAAGGAAGAAGTTGTTAATGTTGAAAATTATCACAAGATAAAAGAGTGTGTGATGACTATTCGTCCAAGGGCTTCAACGgatttagagatttttttt